The Nitrospira tepida genome includes a window with the following:
- the lexA gene encoding transcriptional repressor LexA encodes MKPDELKRRRLALGLTQEELARELRTTRMTVTRYEGGTRRIPGVVDVLLKKLAEKRVLPMAGVVAAGHPIEPIAQSDFVEVPQSMVEAGGTMVLRIKGESMREEGILPGDYVVVRKQHTARNGQTVIALLNREATIKTFVRKGEHIELHPANSAMRPIPVHLTDEFQIEGVVVGVIRHCE; translated from the coding sequence ATGAAGCCGGATGAACTTAAACGTCGCCGCCTGGCTCTCGGGCTGACACAAGAGGAGTTGGCCAGGGAGTTACGGACAACCAGGATGACCGTGACCCGTTATGAAGGAGGAACGCGGCGCATTCCCGGTGTCGTGGATGTGCTGCTGAAAAAACTGGCTGAGAAGCGTGTGCTGCCGATGGCGGGAGTCGTGGCGGCGGGGCATCCGATCGAACCAATTGCCCAATCGGACTTCGTGGAGGTTCCTCAGTCGATGGTGGAGGCAGGCGGCACGATGGTCCTGAGGATTAAGGGGGAATCGATGCGCGAGGAGGGCATCCTGCCCGGAGATTACGTGGTGGTCAGGAAACAACACACGGCCCGGAACGGGCAGACCGTGATCGCGCTGCTCAATCGGGAGGCCACGATCAAAACGTTCGTTCGAAAGGGGGAGCATATCGAACTCCATCCTGCCAACTCTGCTATGCGACCAATTCCCGTTCATCTAACCGACGAATTTCAGATCGAAGGAGTAGTTGTCGGCGTCATTCGTCATTGTGAATAG
- a CDS encoding efflux transporter outer membrane subunit, producing MVRATRRCSGLVLLVLNLSACQSDWLPHADLAPDYQPPQYVVPASWHGASPFVEAKPSDGELRPDWWELYDDPVLNRLEEQAMAANPDLQAAAERFVQARDVMMKVRSQRIPQIGIGFDASDNRISDNRLFRAPDISLEQSSVVAGGLASWEPDFWSAIRNATRVETYRAEERAAEWGLARLSLQAEIGANYFTLRGYDAQIAIYSQSIALYKQSLELVRAQFAGAIASALDVARVESLLFSTETQLARVQGQRQVTEQAIAVLVNMAPASFTIKPVDDLRVANFTIPQTIPSTLLERRPDVAGMERRMAQANRAIGIARAAFFPDVRFRVGGGFEDAGINLISLANSFWSYGATVALPVFQGGYRRAQLQQAWSAYRETEDRYRSTVLNAFREVENNLSLTNRLTVAANRQDAAVGATLKTQNLTTELYQGGLASSLELIYAQVATLTARIDAVQIKAELLRASVALIRALGGGWNREQLPTDEQIQPFGTFQYVDLDKPPPAGGIDVNAANNWANNDLTKPAVP from the coding sequence ATGGTTCGCGCCACTCGGCGATGCAGCGGCTTGGTCCTGTTGGTGCTCAATCTATCCGCTTGCCAAAGCGACTGGCTGCCGCACGCCGATCTGGCGCCCGATTATCAGCCGCCCCAATACGTCGTGCCCGCCTCATGGCACGGCGCCAGTCCCTTCGTCGAAGCGAAGCCGTCGGACGGCGAATTGCGTCCGGATTGGTGGGAGCTGTATGACGATCCGGTCCTGAACAGGCTCGAGGAACAGGCCATGGCGGCCAATCCGGATCTGCAGGCCGCCGCCGAGCGGTTCGTCCAGGCCCGGGATGTGATGATGAAGGTCCGCTCGCAGCGGATCCCGCAAATCGGCATTGGATTTGACGCCTCGGACAATCGGATATCTGACAATCGTCTGTTTCGAGCCCCCGACATTTCACTTGAGCAATCGAGCGTTGTGGCGGGGGGGCTCGCGTCCTGGGAGCCGGATTTCTGGTCGGCGATTCGCAATGCGACGCGCGTGGAAACCTACCGCGCCGAAGAACGCGCCGCCGAGTGGGGCCTCGCTCGACTCAGTCTCCAGGCGGAAATCGGGGCGAACTATTTCACCCTGCGCGGCTACGACGCGCAAATTGCCATCTATTCCCAATCGATCGCGCTCTATAAGCAGTCGCTCGAACTCGTCAGGGCGCAGTTCGCCGGCGCGATCGCGTCGGCCCTGGACGTCGCCCGGGTCGAATCGCTGTTGTTCAGCACGGAGACGCAATTGGCGCGGGTTCAAGGACAGCGCCAGGTGACGGAACAGGCGATCGCCGTCCTGGTCAATATGGCGCCGGCCAGTTTCACGATCAAGCCGGTCGATGACCTTCGCGTCGCGAATTTCACGATTCCCCAAACGATCCCATCCACCTTGTTGGAGCGTCGGCCCGACGTGGCGGGGATGGAGCGCCGGATGGCGCAGGCAAACCGCGCCATCGGCATCGCCCGCGCCGCTTTTTTCCCCGATGTAAGGTTCCGTGTCGGCGGCGGATTTGAAGATGCCGGCATCAATTTGATCTCGCTGGCGAATAGTTTTTGGTCCTATGGCGCCACCGTTGCGCTGCCGGTCTTCCAGGGTGGGTATCGCCGCGCCCAATTGCAGCAGGCCTGGTCGGCCTATCGCGAGACGGAAGACCGATACCGTTCGACGGTGCTCAATGCGTTCCGCGAGGTCGAGAACAATTTGAGCCTGACCAACCGGCTGACCGTCGCCGCCAATCGACAAGACGCCGCTGTCGGCGCCACGCTGAAGACGCAAAATCTCACCACGGAGCTCTATCAGGGCGGGCTGGCTTCCAGCCTGGAGCTTATTTACGCGCAGGTCGCCACCCTCACGGCGCGCATCGACGCCGTGCAGATCAAGGCCGAGTTGCTGAGGGCCTCGGTGGCGCTGATCCGCGCGCTCGGCGGAGGCTGGAACCGAGAGCAATTGCCGACCGATGAGCAGATTCAGCCCTTCGGGACGTTCCAGTATGTCGATCTCGACAAACCGCCGCCTGCCGGTGGCATCGATGTCAACGCGGCCAATAATTGGGCGAACAATGATCTGACCAAACCTGCCGTTCCTTGA
- a CDS encoding efflux RND transporter periplasmic adaptor subunit, with protein MMKTFGGRSVALFAVLLFALYVGYRIHESRSDAALLREKTLEEAVPTVAVVFPKPVPATETITLPGNIVGWYEAPMYARVTGYVKMWYKDYGDQVKTGDILAEINAPDLDAEYAQAKADLETERARYKLAEVTAKRWAALRPNHAVSEQSITVKEQELKAEAAKVKAAEQKVRNIEAFIRFKTIVAPFDGVVTQRNINVGDLVSKEGNLSTPNAKSNLFTVADVHILRLFVNVPESFGPFLQPGLTADVTVPQLPNRHFTAKFLTVSKGFDVSTRTAVTVFTIDNEDRALWPGSYAEVHLTAPVNREAFTMPSTALVFQEHGTQAAVVTEDDRVHLKPITVSKLMDQVVEVAEGLSESDRIINNPSAALLEGDQVRVVTPAPGYDLVNTESSASKDNSNPHEQSRTKAPSAPPSPVSP; from the coding sequence ATGATGAAGACATTCGGTGGAAGAAGCGTGGCGCTTTTCGCGGTCCTCCTGTTTGCGCTCTATGTCGGCTACCGGATTCATGAGAGCAGGAGCGATGCCGCGCTGCTGCGCGAGAAGACGCTCGAAGAGGCCGTCCCCACCGTGGCCGTCGTCTTTCCAAAGCCGGTGCCGGCGACCGAGACCATTACGCTTCCCGGCAATATCGTGGGCTGGTACGAGGCGCCGATGTACGCGCGAGTCACGGGCTATGTGAAGATGTGGTACAAGGACTACGGAGACCAGGTCAAGACAGGCGACATCCTCGCCGAAATCAACGCGCCGGATCTCGACGCCGAATATGCGCAGGCCAAGGCGGATCTGGAGACGGAACGGGCCAGGTATAAGCTTGCCGAGGTGACCGCGAAGCGCTGGGCCGCGCTCCGCCCGAATCATGCCGTCTCCGAACAGTCGATCACGGTGAAGGAACAGGAGTTGAAAGCCGAAGCGGCAAAGGTCAAGGCCGCGGAACAAAAGGTCAGGAACATCGAAGCGTTCATCAGGTTCAAAACGATCGTCGCGCCCTTTGACGGCGTGGTGACCCAACGCAACATCAACGTCGGCGACTTGGTCAGCAAGGAGGGCAATCTCAGCACCCCCAATGCGAAAAGCAACCTCTTTACCGTGGCCGACGTCCATATCTTGCGTCTCTTCGTCAACGTGCCGGAATCGTTCGGGCCCTTCCTCCAGCCGGGCCTGACGGCCGACGTGACCGTGCCGCAACTGCCCAATCGTCATTTCACCGCGAAATTCCTGACGGTTTCGAAGGGATTCGATGTGAGCACGCGCACCGCGGTGACGGTCTTTACGATCGACAACGAGGACCGGGCGCTCTGGCCGGGCTCCTACGCCGAGGTCCATCTCACGGCTCCGGTCAATCGAGAAGCCTTCACGATGCCCTCCACCGCGTTGGTGTTCCAAGAACACGGCACGCAAGCGGCCGTCGTGACGGAGGACGACCGAGTCCACTTGAAACCCATCACGGTGAGCAAACTCATGGATCAAGTTGTCGAAGTGGCGGAGGGACTTTCCGAAAGCGACCGCATCATCAACAATCCCAGCGCCGCATTGCTCGAGGGCGACCAGGTGCGCGTCGTGACTCCGGCGCCGGGGTATGATCTGGTCAATACCGAGTCCTCGGCGTCAAAAGACAACTCAAACCCACATGAGCAATCCCGGACAAAGGCACCATCGGCACCACCATCGCCAGTTTCGCCATGA
- a CDS encoding sigma-54-dependent transcriptional regulator: protein MSTRDEETLLIVEADPTIRRSLANYLKTDYRVLGAKTGAEAWATLAKEKVDLILFDDGVADVKGVEFFREARVRYPDVVRILLTESREYSAVMNIIKEAAVYQVIPTPCPPWHLRLLIDRALESRELSRRHRMLSRDLKLSDGAFHNHKAHLTKLIRESYEFDKLVFASDAMLEVCNLARKAATTDLPVLIEGETGTGKELLARAVHGFSERKAFPFLAQNCGALPDELLQSELFGHKRGAFTGAVSDRLGLFVAADGGTVFLDEVSEVSPSFQVSLLRFLQEGEVKPLGSEKTRHTSVRIIAASNRPIKELVAAGAFRKDLYYRLRGFELTIPPLRNRVEDIAVLAEHFTRKYAEFSNRRIAGITVQMMRQLQAYPFPGNVRELETEIRRMVSLASQGEFLSTEHLSDDLAKVVPQDLRQKEMNLIHSSGTLKQKVERLEAQVVTQTLLRFRWNQSKVAKELGLSRVGLANKIRRYKLATTSAGDPPHAQPGRS, encoded by the coding sequence ATGTCTACTCGCGACGAAGAAACCCTTCTGATCGTCGAGGCCGATCCCACCATTCGCAGAAGCCTCGCGAACTATCTCAAGACCGACTATCGTGTCCTTGGTGCCAAAACGGGAGCCGAGGCGTGGGCAACGTTGGCTAAAGAAAAGGTCGATCTTATTCTCTTTGACGATGGCGTCGCTGACGTGAAGGGCGTAGAGTTTTTTCGCGAGGCCCGCGTGCGTTATCCCGATGTCGTCCGAATTCTCCTGACGGAGTCGCGCGAGTATTCGGCGGTCATGAACATCATCAAAGAGGCGGCGGTGTATCAGGTGATTCCCACGCCCTGTCCTCCGTGGCATCTCCGTCTTCTGATCGATCGTGCGCTTGAAAGTCGAGAGCTCTCGCGACGCCATCGAATGTTGAGCCGTGATTTGAAGCTGTCCGATGGCGCCTTTCACAATCACAAAGCCCATCTCACGAAGCTGATACGGGAAAGCTATGAATTCGATAAGCTCGTGTTTGCGAGCGACGCGATGCTGGAAGTCTGCAATCTGGCGAGGAAAGCGGCTACCACCGATTTGCCGGTGTTGATAGAAGGCGAAACCGGTACGGGGAAGGAGCTCTTAGCCCGGGCGGTTCATGGGTTTAGCGAGCGGAAGGCGTTCCCATTTCTCGCTCAGAATTGCGGGGCCTTGCCCGATGAGTTGCTCCAGTCGGAATTGTTCGGACACAAACGCGGGGCCTTTACGGGCGCCGTCAGTGATCGGCTGGGATTGTTTGTAGCCGCCGACGGAGGAACTGTCTTCTTGGATGAGGTGTCTGAAGTCTCCCCTTCCTTTCAAGTGAGTCTCTTGCGGTTTCTGCAGGAAGGCGAAGTGAAGCCTCTGGGTTCTGAAAAAACCCGCCATACAAGCGTCAGGATTATTGCCGCGTCGAATCGGCCGATCAAAGAACTCGTGGCGGCCGGTGCGTTTCGGAAAGACCTCTATTACCGTCTCCGCGGATTCGAACTCACGATTCCTCCTTTGCGAAACCGTGTTGAAGATATTGCAGTGCTTGCCGAGCATTTCACGAGGAAGTACGCTGAGTTCTCGAATCGTCGTATCGCAGGGATCACGGTGCAGATGATGCGCCAGCTTCAGGCCTACCCATTTCCTGGCAATGTGCGTGAGCTGGAAACTGAGATCCGACGCATGGTGTCTCTTGCCAGTCAGGGCGAATTTTTGTCCACGGAGCATTTGTCCGACGATTTGGCCAAGGTGGTGCCGCAGGATCTGCGGCAGAAAGAGATGAACTTGATCCACTCCAGCGGGACGCTCAAACAAAAAGTCGAGCGGTTGGAGGCCCAGGTTGTGACACAAACGCTGCTTCGATTCCGTTGGAATCAAAGTAAGGTGGCCAAGGAGTTAGGATTGTCCCGTGTCGGCTTGGCGAACAAGATTCGACGATACAAACTGGCGACCACCTCCGCTGGAGACCCGCCCCATGCCCAACCCGGACGATCCTAA